The following proteins are encoded in a genomic region of Magallana gigas chromosome 1, xbMagGiga1.1, whole genome shotgun sequence:
- the LOC117686014 gene encoding uncharacterized protein, whose product MANASSLANSTRLSLGPVQVKSIGETGVVSTGSQRREVQLSMDGRSALLTLWAKETDLEVVAGDMYIVRNIVPSNDFNKQRCYSSTPLTKFVPYECTELQETFKGVVESVSFASNLIEINDMMLTISKDNLAKIFPGRQFSPVQVTGLKRNGEICEIDVKKAKM is encoded by the exons ATGGCTAACGCATCGTCATTGGCTAACAGCACACGACTGTCGCTTGGCCCGGTCCAAGTAAAAAGC attGGTGAGACGGGAGTGGTGTCCACCGGTTCGCAAAGAAGGGAGGTGCAGCTGTCAATGGACGGTCGGTCTGCTCTCCTTACCCTCTGGGCTAAGGAGACAGACCTGGAAGTCGTTGCTGGGGACATGTATATTGTCCGAAATATAGTCCCCAGTAACGACTTCAATAAGCAGAGGTGCTACTCGTCCACCCCTCTGACAAAGTTCGTG CCATATGAATGCACAGAACTCCAGGAAACATTTAAGGGGGTGGTTGAGTCTGTGTCCTTTGCCAG CAATCTCATTGAGATTAACGATATGATGCTGACAATATCGAAGGACAACCTTGCTAAGATTTTTCCAGGCAGACAATTCAGTCCGGTACAGGTTACCGGACTGAAAAGAAATGGAGAAATTTGTGAAAT agATGTGAAGAAGGCCAAGATGTGA